Proteins encoded in a region of the Methanobrevibacter millerae genome:
- a CDS encoding cytochrome c biogenesis CcdA family protein — MEVFPLISFFTGVISILSPCILPILPIFIGFSLKSKTKAEILSFTVGLFSIFTIIVFLTGFFTAIVYQYISYFRIISAVLLLIIGILMLFDYSFGFITVKSRNHDGILGSFALGFLTSVAWVPCYSAYLMSLISLLVSSADPFYASFNIILYCLGFGLTLLVLSFVMSKINFESFIKKTSYIPKIFAVLIILSAIYMLI, encoded by the coding sequence ATGGAAGTATTTCCCTTAATTTCTTTTTTTACAGGAGTCATTTCAATATTGTCTCCATGCATACTGCCGATATTACCGATATTCATTGGATTTAGCTTAAAATCAAAAACTAAAGCAGAAATTCTTTCATTTACTGTGGGTTTGTTTTCAATTTTTACGATTATTGTTTTTCTAACGGGATTTTTCACAGCAATTGTATATCAGTATATCAGCTACTTTAGGATTATTTCTGCGGTTTTACTTTTGATAATTGGTATCCTGATGTTGTTTGACTATTCATTTGGTTTTATAACAGTCAAATCAAGAAATCATGATGGCATACTTGGTTCATTTGCACTGGGTTTTTTAACATCAGTTGCATGGGTGCCATGTTACAGTGCCTATCTGATGAGTCTGATTTCTCTTCTTGTATCCTCAGCGGATCCTTTTTATGCGTCATTCAATATCATATTGTACTGTTTGGGCTTTGGATTAACATTATTGGTCTTAAGTTTTGTGATGTCTAAAATCAACTTCGAATCTTTCATTAAAAAGACAAGTTATATTCCAAAAATTTTTGCAGTGTTGATTATTTTGAGTGCAATTTATATGCTCATATAA
- a CDS encoding flavodoxin family protein, whose translation MAKVILLNASPRANSNTLDVLNVCAREIEKNGVETEIISLKGKNIQSCKACLSCHETGKCALNDGLNEIIDKLRDAQGFIPAAPVYFGTARGDVMAALQRIGKVSRYSDRFLDWMVGGPIAVGRRGGQTLTLQEMTMFFPINNMIIAGSTYWNIVFAGEEGTAFEDTEGIQTIRLFGENVSRIIKKLGE comes from the coding sequence ATGGCAAAGGTAATATTGTTAAACGCTTCTCCGAGAGCAAACAGCAACACTTTGGATGTTTTAAACGTGTGTGCTCGCGAAATTGAAAAGAACGGTGTTGAAACAGAAATCATATCTTTAAAAGGCAAAAATATTCAATCATGCAAAGCCTGTCTGTCCTGTCATGAAACGGGGAAATGTGCTTTGAATGATGGATTGAATGAAATCATTGACAAACTGCGTGATGCTCAGGGTTTTATTCCCGCTGCACCTGTTTATTTTGGAACTGCAAGGGGAGATGTCATGGCAGCGCTTCAAAGGATTGGAAAGGTTTCAAGATATTCGGACAGGTTCTTGGATTGGATGGTCGGTGGACCTATTGCTGTGGGAAGGCGCGGGGGTCAGACATTGACATTGCAGGAAATGACGATGTTTTTCCCAATCAATAATATGATTATTGCCGGAAGTACATATTGGAACATTGTCTTTGCAGGTGAGGAAGGAACTGCCTTTGAAGACACGGAAGGAATTCAGACTATACGTTTATTTGGTGAGAATGTCTCCAGGATAATAAAAAAACTAGGTGAATAA
- a CDS encoding type II CAAX prenyl endopeptidase Rce1 family protein: MQGLTGNEILDGILFILIVLVPVLYYLKWDYTAIFQKPKSKEVLLAIGLFAGYMIYSLAVGSVLDYYGWSATPTIAENSLNIASIVALLFSLMGEELIKFVPFMLFLRILYKYSNNRKLSVVVSMLIVMVFFALLHAMDFRSLFSVLVLQGLGSIFEFIGYIKTKNIMVSYITHLCTDVFIFALIMMGVA; this comes from the coding sequence ATGCAGGGATTAACCGGTAATGAAATCCTTGATGGAATACTATTCATACTGATTGTTCTTGTTCCTGTGTTGTATTATTTGAAATGGGATTATACAGCAATATTTCAAAAACCGAAGTCAAAAGAAGTTTTGCTTGCAATAGGTCTTTTTGCCGGTTATATGATTTATTCATTAGCAGTGGGGAGCGTTTTGGATTACTATGGTTGGAGTGCTACTCCGACAATAGCTGAAAATTCTTTAAATATTGCATCCATTGTTGCATTGTTGTTTTCATTGATGGGTGAGGAGTTAATTAAGTTTGTCCCATTCATGTTATTTTTAAGGATATTGTACAAGTATTCCAATAATCGTAAACTGTCTGTTGTAGTATCAATGCTAATTGTAATGGTATTCTTTGCATTGTTGCATGCAATGGATTTCAGATCATTGTTTTCTGTACTTGTATTGCAGGGTTTAGGCTCAATCTTTGAATTCATTGGTTATATCAAAACGAAAAATATAATGGTATCATACATCACGCATTTGTGTACTGATGTATTCATATTTGCATTGATTATGATGGGGGTAGCCTAA
- a CDS encoding RtcB family protein has translation MTIKDEIKKIRDNVYEIPGSYNKQMRASGRLYIDDESFEALEEGAVQQIVNVACLPGVFRYSIGLPDIHFGYGFPIGGVAAFNMRNGIVSPGGVGFDINCGVRLIKSNLCQEDIEGHLDELVDALFKNIPSGVGSKGKVKLSQDDINNVLDYGAEWAVENGYGWDEDLEVLEENGRIKAADSSEVSDKAKKRGIPQLGSLGSGNHFLEIQVVDEIYNEEVADVYGLKKGMIVIMVHTGSRGCGHQVCSDYLRLMDKAYKNYKINIADRQLACAPLDSKEAQSYLKAMYAAANYAWANRQMITHWIRESFEDVLGKSARDMDMQIVYDVAHNIAKEETHDFKGRDMEVLVHRKGATRAFGPGREEVPVKYRDVGQPVLIPGTMGTASYVLHGTQTAMEETFGSTAHGAGRVLSRSQAKKDYNPEDIVNNMENNGIKVKATSKSVIAEEAPGAYKDVDSVVRVSDSTGIAKLVAKVKPLAVTKG, from the coding sequence ATGACTATCAAAGATGAAATTAAAAAAATTAGAGATAATGTTTATGAAATTCCGGGAAGCTATAACAAGCAGATGAGGGCTTCCGGAAGGTTATATATTGATGATGAAAGCTTTGAAGCACTTGAAGAAGGTGCAGTCCAGCAAATCGTTAATGTTGCATGCTTGCCTGGTGTATTCAGATACTCTATCGGATTGCCTGATATTCACTTTGGATACGGATTCCCAATAGGCGGAGTTGCAGCATTCAACATGAGAAACGGTATTGTATCTCCGGGTGGTGTCGGTTTTGACATTAACTGTGGTGTCAGATTAATCAAATCCAATTTGTGCCAAGAAGATATTGAAGGCCATTTGGATGAACTTGTGGATGCTTTGTTTAAAAACATTCCGTCAGGTGTCGGGTCTAAAGGAAAAGTAAAATTATCCCAGGACGACATTAACAATGTTTTGGATTACGGTGCCGAATGGGCTGTCGAAAACGGCTACGGATGGGATGAGGATTTGGAAGTTTTAGAAGAAAACGGAAGAATCAAAGCGGCTGATTCATCTGAAGTCAGTGACAAGGCTAAAAAAAGAGGAATTCCACAACTCGGATCTCTTGGTTCAGGTAATCATTTCCTTGAAATTCAGGTCGTTGATGAAATCTACAACGAAGAGGTGGCTGATGTTTATGGCTTGAAAAAGGGAATGATTGTTATTATGGTTCACACAGGTTCCCGTGGATGCGGACACCAGGTGTGTTCAGATTATTTGAGATTAATGGATAAGGCTTATAAAAATTATAAAATCAACATTGCAGACAGACAACTTGCTTGTGCTCCTCTTGACTCTAAAGAAGCTCAAAGCTATTTAAAAGCAATGTATGCTGCAGCGAATTATGCATGGGCAAACAGGCAAATGATTACTCATTGGATTCGTGAATCATTTGAAGATGTCTTAGGCAAATCTGCCCGCGATATGGACATGCAAATAGTTTATGATGTAGCTCACAACATCGCTAAAGAGGAAACCCATGACTTCAAGGGAAGAGATATGGAAGTTCTTGTTCACAGAAAAGGAGCAACCCGTGCATTCGGGCCTGGCCGTGAAGAGGTTCCGGTCAAATACCGTGATGTCGGCCAGCCTGTATTGATTCCGGGAACTATGGGAACAGCATCATATGTATTGCACGGAACACAAACTGCAATGGAAGAAACATTTGGTTCTACTGCTCATGGGGCAGGAAGGGTACTGTCACGTTCACAGGCTAAAAAGGATTACAATCCTGAAGATATAGTGAATAATATGGAAAACAATGGAATTAAGGTAAAGGCAACATCAAAAAGTGTCATTGCTGAAGAGGCACCTGGTGCATATAAGGATGTTGACAGTGTAGTTCGCGTATCTGACTCAACAGGAATTGCAAAACTTGTAGCTAAAGTAAAACCTTTAGCCGTTACAAAAGGGTAG
- a CDS encoding glutamate--cysteine ligase has product MNLSYLKKLTKDEILSGSFGIERETLRVHSIGELSLTPHPEIFGDKISNPIVTTDFSESQIEIITPTFNNIDMAFTTFCSLSDMVNEALPENEYFWFHSLPSILPEENEIPIAHYGDDEEGQKSEEYRIKLAKKYGLKKQMISGIHFNFSFGDETLRKLYSIVDEEFTYEEFKNEVYLKITRNYIRYCWLVIYLTGSSIACHKTFTSDCIDLMDKQDEYGDYYSTIGCSLRNGSCGYKNLKKLYPSYKSVEEFTQDVTSYIESGDLSEAKELYTQIRLKPKNPKDMLNSLNETGIEYVEIRTLDINPFYRCGLTKRDMQFLHLFTIYMLVKNESDYENWQEEALINEELTAERAFDDEMRLIKDGEEITLKEWGLELINEMHHMVDELGINYHDMLDLMTLRLEKPHVTYSRRLVELIKEQGYIYTIADLSLKNKHKNKNTKINEMKEYRKLALRQV; this is encoded by the coding sequence ATGAATCTTTCATATTTAAAAAAGCTAACAAAAGATGAAATTCTATCTGGTTCATTTGGAATCGAAAGAGAAACATTGCGCGTCCATTCCATAGGAGAATTATCATTAACACCACATCCAGAAATTTTTGGCGATAAGATAAGCAATCCCATTGTTACAACAGACTTTTCGGAAAGCCAAATAGAAATAATCACACCAACATTCAATAACATTGATATGGCATTCACAACATTCTGTTCGCTGTCAGACATGGTCAATGAAGCCCTGCCTGAAAACGAATACTTCTGGTTCCATTCACTTCCGTCCATATTACCTGAAGAGAATGAAATACCTATTGCACATTACGGTGACGATGAAGAAGGACAAAAGTCAGAGGAATATCGTATAAAACTGGCTAAAAAGTACGGGCTTAAAAAACAGATGATTTCAGGCATTCATTTTAATTTTTCATTTGGGGATGAAACTCTCAGGAAATTATATTCAATAGTTGACGAGGAGTTCACATATGAAGAATTTAAAAATGAGGTTTATCTGAAGATAACTAGAAATTATATCAGATATTGTTGGCTTGTTATCTACCTAACCGGCAGCTCAATAGCCTGCCATAAAACATTTACCTCCGATTGTATTGATTTAATGGATAAGCAGGACGAATACGGAGATTACTATTCAACGATAGGATGTTCCCTTAGAAATGGATCATGCGGTTATAAAAACCTGAAAAAATTATATCCAAGCTACAAAAGTGTTGAAGAATTCACACAAGATGTGACATCATACATTGAATCCGGAGATTTATCTGAAGCAAAAGAACTTTATACTCAAATCAGATTGAAACCAAAAAATCCGAAAGATATGTTAAACTCCCTGAATGAAACGGGCATAGAATATGTTGAAATAAGAACCTTAGATATTAATCCATTTTATAGGTGCGGCCTTACAAAAAGAGATATGCAGTTTCTGCATCTGTTTACAATCTACATGCTAGTTAAAAATGAAAGCGATTATGAAAACTGGCAGGAAGAAGCTTTGATTAACGAAGAGCTTACTGCGGAAAGAGCATTTGATGATGAAATGAGACTTATCAAGGACGGTGAAGAGATAACCTTGAAAGAATGGGGTCTTGAATTAATTAATGAAATGCATCACATGGTTGATGAATTAGGAATCAATTACCATGACATGCTGGATTTGATGACATTAAGACTTGAAAAACCTCATGTTACCTATTCAAGAAGATTGGTTGAGTTAATAAAAGAACAAGGATATATTTACACAATTGCAGACTTATCATTGAAAAACAAGCATAAAAACAAAAATACAAAAATAAATGAAATGAAAGAATATAGGAAACTTGCCTTAAGACAAGTTTAA
- a CDS encoding thioredoxin fold domain-containing protein: MKKILYVLFVIAILTCSVSVSFAADAINNTTDLNQAVSQAQKDNKTIMLVFDQDGCYYCDLLKKDVLSNNDVISKLNEGFITVVVDINSQPQLAAKYHVVGTPTMIFLDSNQKEINKIEGYVDAGEFLNTIKGM; encoded by the coding sequence ATGAAGAAAATATTGTATGTATTGTTTGTAATAGCTATTTTGACCTGCAGCGTATCAGTTAGCTTTGCAGCTGATGCTATTAACAACACTACTGATTTAAATCAGGCAGTAAGTCAGGCTCAAAAGGATAATAAAACGATAATGCTGGTCTTTGATCAGGACGGCTGTTATTATTGTGATTTATTAAAAAAAGATGTTTTATCAAACAATGATGTTATATCCAAGTTAAACGAGGGATTCATCACTGTTGTCGTGGATATTAACTCTCAGCCGCAATTGGCAGCCAAATATCATGTTGTCGGAACCCCTACCATGATATTTTTAGATTCTAATCAAAAGGAAATAAATAAAATTGAAGGGTATGTTGATGCGGGAGAATTTTTAAACACTATTAAGGGGATGTAG
- the mtnP gene encoding S-methyl-5'-thioadenosine phosphorylase: MIGIIGGSGVYEITSKADNVEKKIVTTDYGDVEVSILDIFQKKVAFIPRHASGHSIPPHKINFRANIDALKNVGVTQIIATNSVGSMNLEMPPGSFVIPDDFLDFSENREKTFYEDSVVHIDVTQPYCPKLKDILDKSGDVILGGTYVCTQGPRFETPAEIKMFKMLGGDLVGMTGLPEVTLAREREMCYNSICIVSNYASGISENELTIDEVFEMIQSLEKDLLELIYNFIKNAEDSDCTCHHALDGAEV, translated from the coding sequence ATGATTGGAATTATTGGTGGAAGTGGAGTATACGAAATAACTTCTAAAGCAGACAATGTGGAAAAAAAGATAGTCACTACAGATTACGGGGATGTAGAAGTATCCATTCTTGATATCTTTCAAAAAAAAGTAGCATTTATTCCAAGACATGCTTCAGGCCACAGTATTCCTCCACACAAAATCAATTTCAGAGCAAATATTGATGCATTAAAAAATGTTGGTGTGACACAGATTATAGCAACAAATTCTGTCGGATCCATGAATTTGGAAATGCCTCCCGGATCTTTTGTCATTCCGGATGACTTTTTAGACTTTTCAGAAAATCGTGAAAAAACATTTTATGAAGATAGTGTGGTTCATATTGATGTCACACAGCCATATTGTCCTAAATTAAAGGATATTCTGGATAAATCAGGTGATGTAATATTAGGTGGAACCTACGTCTGTACACAGGGCCCTAGATTTGAAACCCCTGCAGAGATAAAAATGTTTAAGATGCTCGGAGGGGATTTGGTTGGAATGACAGGACTTCCTGAAGTAACCCTAGCTCGTGAGAGGGAAATGTGCTATAATTCAATTTGTATTGTTTCCAATTATGCATCAGGAATATCTGAAAATGAATTGACCATAGATGAGGTCTTTGAAATGATCCAGTCTCTTGAAAAAGATTTATTGGAGTTAATTTATAACTTTATTAAGAATGCTGAGGACTCAGATTGTACATGTCATCATGCACTTGACGGGGCTGAAGTTTAG
- a CDS encoding NifB/NifX family molybdenum-iron cluster-binding protein, with translation MKIAVVSSNGKDVDLHLGKGYSLYVYDYEDDDLTFVEHREVDIDLESQHQGSKVIKACEDCDIIIAQQYGFKSKVKANELNIKLVADEGSVDEVLKRYIDHYNFMKN, from the coding sequence ATGAAAATTGCTGTTGTATCATCAAATGGTAAGGATGTGGATTTGCATTTGGGAAAAGGATATTCTTTGTATGTCTATGACTATGAAGATGACGATTTGACTTTTGTAGAACACAGGGAAGTTGACATTGATTTGGAAAGTCAGCATCAGGGAAGCAAAGTAATTAAAGCATGTGAAGACTGTGATATTATTATTGCTCAACAATATGGTTTTAAATCTAAAGTCAAAGCCAATGAGTTAAACATAAAACTGGTTGCGGATGAAGGATCTGTTGATGAAGTTTTAAAACGCTATATTGACCATTATAACTTCATGAAGAATTAA